The genomic window CCGCGCATTGTATCGGTGTCGCAAGGCGCTGACGGCGGCGGAGAAGGAGCCGACCGCGGCGGCGCACGAGCGGGTACGCGAATCGTTCGCATGGCTATGTCAGTTGGATCCCCTGGCGGCGCTCGCCGCCGAGCCCGCTGGCAAGTAGGTGGCGGCGAAGTCCAAGCAAGTGGAGGCAAGTCATGGCCAAAGGACCGTCGAAGGCGCGGGAGTCGCGAGTCAACATTGTGATCTCGGATAAGCTGAAGGGCGGCGCCGAGCCGGAGCTGCCTTTCCGCATGCTGGTGATGGGCGACTACACGCTCAAGGACGACAAGCGGGCGATTGAAGACCGGCAGCCGATCGACATCAACAAGTCGAACTTCGACTCGGTGATGCAGAGCTTCAATCTCTCGCTGGACACGAGCGTCGCGGACCGGATCAGCGGCACGGGGGAGATGCCGGTCTCGCTGAAGTTCGGCACGTTGAAGGATTTCCGGCCGGAGGCGATTGCCCGGCAGGTCCCGCAGCTTAAGAACCTGCTCGAGCTGCGCGAGGCGCTCAAGGCCCTGCGGCCGGCGATGGGCGACAAGGCCGCGCAGAAGAAACTGCTGGACGCCATCAAGGACCCGGAAGTGCGGGCCAAGATCCTGGCGATGATCGCGACCCCGGAAGGCCAGGCGGGCGCGGCGGAAGGCGGCCCGCAGGGCTCGTAGGCCCGGCGAGCGGACGACGAGAAACGATCCCACGCCAGCCGGCGTGGTTCCCGACGATGAAGGGAGAACAACGACATGGCAGAGCAACCGCAAGCAGCAGGGGCCGCCGGCGCGGCACCGGCGGACACCTCGACGGTGGACGCACTCATCGATCAGTTGGACCTCGATCACGCCTACATAGATCTGTACCGCAAGGGGATCGCGGGCCTCGTGCAGAAGGCCGCCGGCCTGGACCTGAACAAGGTCACGCTGAACAAGCAGGTGGTCGACGACTTCATCAGCGAGATCGACCAGCAAATCAGCGCGCAGGTAAATGAGGTTCTGCACAACGACCAATTCCAGAAGCTCGAGTCCGCCTGGCGCAGCCTCTGGTACCTGATCAGCAACACCGAGTTCCGCCAGAACATCCGGATCGAGGTCCTCAACGCGAAGAAGGAGGACCTGCTCGAGGACTTCCAGGACTGCAAGGACTGGCAGAAATCGGGCCTGTTCAAGACGGTCTACCGTGACCAGTACAACACGTTCGGCGGCAATCCGTACGGGTTGATGGTCGCGAACTACGAGCTGGACTACCGCAACCCGGACGTCGAGCTGATGAGCGAGATCGCGCGCGTCTCCGCGGTCGCGAAGTGCCCGTTCATCGCCGGTGCCAGCCCGAAGATGTTCGACAAGAAGATGGACGATTTCGGCCACCTGCCGAAGCTGGCCGAGATGTACGAGATTTTCGAACAGCCCATGTACACGAAGTGGAACTCGTTCCGCGACTCGGACGACGCCCGCTACGTGGGGCTGGCGATGCCGCGCTTCCTGCTGCGCGCGCCGTACACGGTCGCAAACCAGGATGTGAAGGACTTCGTGTTTGAAGAGGACGTGCGGACCGAGAACCACGACCGCTACCTGTGGGGCAACGCCGCCTTCGCGCTGGCCGGGCGCATGACCGAGAGCTTCGCCAAGTTCGGCTGGTACAACGCGATCGTCGGACCGACGAGCGGCGGGACCGTCCCCAACCTCCCGCTGCACCAGTACGAGGCCACCGGTCAGTATCACACGAAGATTCCGACCGAGACGCTGATATCCGAGGACATGGACGTCGACCTGTGCAACTTCGGCTTCATCCCGCTCGTCATGCGCAAGGGCAGCGACAACGCGGCGTTCTTCGACGCCCCGTCCGCGAAGCGTGTCGGCAAGTTCCCCGACACCGCGGAAGGCAAGGAGGACGAGACCCGCGCCCGGCTGGGCATGTCGCTCCCCTACCTGATGATCCAGTGCCGTATCGCGCACTACATGAAGGTCATCTGGCGCGAGAACATGGGCCGGGTGATGGACGCCGAAAAGATGGTGAACGAAATCAACAACTGGCTGAAGCAGTACTGCCGCCAGGGCACGCTCGACGAAGAGCTGGCGTCCAAGTACCCGCTGAAGGAAATCCAAGTCTCGGCGACGCCCGTGCCGGGCAAGCCGGGCATGTTCAAGAGCGAGATCCAGATGATCCCGCACTTCCGCCTGAAGGGCGTCGAGGTGCAGTTGTCGATGGTGGGCCAGTTCGACCCGCCGCCGCAGTAGTCGCAGGATCGGGAGCGCAGCCACGGGCCACTGCGGAGTGCCAGACCGTGGAAACGTCGGGCCGGGCCGGGATTGCTGTCAGACCCGTCCGCCCGGCGGACTATTCGTTAGAACTCGCATCGTGTGATGCCGTAGGGATAGGTCGGTTTAACGTTCAGGCCAAGGAGAGTTCGTCATGCCAACCCCGTGCAATCTGAAGGTGAGTGAGTATCCCGGCTCGTCGGAGAAGGAAAACCGCGCGGATACTTCCGACGTGTTTGAGATCGAGCACCACATCCATCAGCCGGTCGATCCGACGACCGGGATGGCCACCGGCGTGCGCGTGCACAGCCCGTTGCGGGTCGTGAAGGTGATCGACAAGGCGACGCCCGGGTTCCACAAGGCCCTGTGCACCGGTCAGAACCTGCAGGAGGCCGTTCTGTCGTTCTACCGAATCGACCCGAAGACGCGCCAGGAGAAAGAGTACTACAAGATCACGCTCAAGAACGCCCGCATCGTGGACATGCGGCCGTACATGCCGATGAGCTTCGTGCCCGCCAACGAATCGTACCGGCACATGGAGCAGGTCAGCTTCGTGTACGAGACGATCGAGTGGAACTGGCTGCCCGACAGCGTGGTCGAGATGGACGAGTGGCGCAAGCCGTAACGGCGCGACCCAGCGTCCGGCGGACCGGCAGCCCTCAGTCGGCCGGGAGCGGTAGTGCTCGGCGCCCGGCCGACTGAGAGCCGCGGGCGCCCGGTGAGGTGCCCGCCGCGGCGCGACCGGGCGGGCGGCATGCGCCGCTGCGCATCGGGACGCCGGCCAAGGTGGTGGAGATGGGGCGCGAGAAGACCCTGCTGGACCGCGTGGCGGCATCCGGCGCCGAGCGCGTTGCGGGCCGTTATGACGCGACGACCGCCGAAGACCTCGAAGGGCGCATGGAGTCCGTGCGGCGCCACATCACGCGCCTGCTGAACTCGCGGCACGGCATGAGCGAGGCCGCGCCGGATTACGGCCTGCCGGCCCTCGCGGACCTGATGGCCGGCAGCGACCAGTATGTGCGGCTGGTGCAGGACGCCATCCGCGCTACGATCGAGAAATACGAGCCGCGGCTGCGGCGTGTGCGCGTCTCCCAGCAGACAGACGAGGCGCCGAGGCACACGCTGGTCTTCCGCATCGACGCCGTGATGGTCGGGCGCAGCGGCGAGCACCGCGTCTGGTATGAGACAGCGCTGGCTCCGTCGGGCGAGCTGCGCGTTTCGGGCTAGTGTGTCACCGTGAGCAACACGTATTACCAGGACGAGCTGCGCTACCTGCGCGAGGTCGGGCCGGAGTTTGCCCGCGCCAACCCCGAGCTGGCGCGCTACCTGGCTGATCCCGGCTCGGATCCGGACGTCGAGCGCCTGCTCGAAGGCGTCGCGTTCTTGTGCGGCCGCATTCGTCAGAAGCTCGACGATGAGCTGCCGGAGCTGACCGCCAGCCTCATGTCGCTGCTCTGGCCGCACTATCTGCGACCGATTCCGTCGCTGACGATCATGGAGCTGCTGCCCGAGGTCGAGGGCATGCAGGCACCCGTGCGGGTGGAGCCCGGCGCCGAGTTCGCCAGCCGGCCCATCGACGGCACGCGCTGCCGCTACCGGTCGACGTGGCCGGTCACGTTGCGCCCGTGGGTCATGCGCGACGCGCGCCTGGAGGCCCAGCCCGGCCAGCCGGCACGGCTCGTGCTCACGCTGCAGGTCGCCGCCAAGGCCAAGCTCGAAGACCTCGAGCTCGACTCCGTGCGGCTGCACCTGGCCGGCGACCCGCGCACCGCGTTCACGTTGTACCTGCTGCTGGCGGCGCATGTCGCCGGCGTCACCGTCAGCAACGGCGCGCGCGGCGGCGCGCGGCGCGAGTTCACGCTGCCGCCGGGCCACGTCCACGCAGCAGGGCTCGACCGCGCCGAAGCCGTCATCCCGTATCCGACGTACATCTTCCCCGGCTATGGGCTGATCCAGGACTACTTCGCCTTCAAGGAGCGCTTCCTGTTCGTCGATGTGCGCGGCCTGGACCGCGCGGTGCGCGCCCTGCCGGGCGGGGACACGCTGGAAGTGACCTTCACGTTCAACCGGCGGCTGGAGACGTATCCGCTGGTCGCGCCGGAGAATGTGCGGCTGCATTGCCTGCCGGCCGTCAACCTGTTCGCGCACCACGCGGAGCCCATCCGCCTGAGTCACGATCGGGTGCGCTACCTGGTGCAGCCGGCGCGCGCCGGGCTCGCAGACCGGCGACACGCGGAGGTGTTCTCGGTCGACCGCGTGCTGGGGCTGGTGCGGGCGCAGT from Phycisphaerae bacterium includes these protein-coding regions:
- the tssB gene encoding type VI secretion system contractile sheath small subunit, whose protein sequence is MAKGPSKARESRVNIVISDKLKGGAEPELPFRMLVMGDYTLKDDKRAIEDRQPIDINKSNFDSVMQSFNLSLDTSVADRISGTGEMPVSLKFGTLKDFRPEAIARQVPQLKNLLELREALKALRPAMGDKAAQKKLLDAIKDPEVRAKILAMIATPEGQAGAAEGGPQGS
- the tssC gene encoding type VI secretion system contractile sheath large subunit, producing the protein MAEQPQAAGAAGAAPADTSTVDALIDQLDLDHAYIDLYRKGIAGLVQKAAGLDLNKVTLNKQVVDDFISEIDQQISAQVNEVLHNDQFQKLESAWRSLWYLISNTEFRQNIRIEVLNAKKEDLLEDFQDCKDWQKSGLFKTVYRDQYNTFGGNPYGLMVANYELDYRNPDVELMSEIARVSAVAKCPFIAGASPKMFDKKMDDFGHLPKLAEMYEIFEQPMYTKWNSFRDSDDARYVGLAMPRFLLRAPYTVANQDVKDFVFEEDVRTENHDRYLWGNAAFALAGRMTESFAKFGWYNAIVGPTSGGTVPNLPLHQYEATGQYHTKIPTETLISEDMDVDLCNFGFIPLVMRKGSDNAAFFDAPSAKRVGKFPDTAEGKEDETRARLGMSLPYLMIQCRIAHYMKVIWRENMGRVMDAEKMVNEINNWLKQYCRQGTLDEELASKYPLKEIQVSATPVPGKPGMFKSEIQMIPHFRLKGVEVQLSMVGQFDPPPQ
- the hcp gene encoding type VI secretion system tube protein Hcp codes for the protein MPTPCNLKVSEYPGSSEKENRADTSDVFEIEHHIHQPVDPTTGMATGVRVHSPLRVVKVIDKATPGFHKALCTGQNLQEAVLSFYRIDPKTRQEKEYYKITLKNARIVDMRPYMPMSFVPANESYRHMEQVSFVYETIEWNWLPDSVVEMDEWRKP
- the tssE gene encoding type VI secretion system baseplate subunit TssE produces the protein MPAAARPGGRHAPLRIGTPAKVVEMGREKTLLDRVAASGAERVAGRYDATTAEDLEGRMESVRRHITRLLNSRHGMSEAAPDYGLPALADLMAGSDQYVRLVQDAIRATIEKYEPRLRRVRVSQQTDEAPRHTLVFRIDAVMVGRSGEHRVWYETALAPSGELRVSG
- the tssF gene encoding type VI secretion system baseplate subunit TssF, with the translated sequence MSNTYYQDELRYLREVGPEFARANPELARYLADPGSDPDVERLLEGVAFLCGRIRQKLDDELPELTASLMSLLWPHYLRPIPSLTIMELLPEVEGMQAPVRVEPGAEFASRPIDGTRCRYRSTWPVTLRPWVMRDARLEAQPGQPARLVLTLQVAAKAKLEDLELDSVRLHLAGDPRTAFTLYLLLAAHVAGVTVSNGARGGARREFTLPPGHVHAAGLDRAEAVIPYPTYIFPGYGLIQDYFAFKERFLFVDVRGLDRAVRALPGGDTLEVTFTFNRRLETYPLVAPENVRLHCLPAVNLFAHHAEPIRLSHDRVRYLVQPARAGLADRRHAEVFSVDRVLGLVRAQSLEAHEFQPFYSFAHLGTHDPRAATYYQVHLTPSMIGDGARWGTDTFVSFVVGGEAESVPAEETISIELTCTNRDLPRELRAGDICDPTDRSPAGVRFRNLVKPTPTISPPLGGGLHWRLISHLSLNYVSLTRVEHFRELLRVYDFQSAYDAQRALAHQRLLDGIVAIRSTYRERMLRGAPLRGVQAELDLNEDHFVGEGDAYLFAAIVDRFLAAYVTINAFSQLRTRFVRTGQIYTFPPRAGEQSTPAEARDDGR